The following are from one region of the SAR324 cluster bacterium genome:
- the rlmKL gene encoding bifunctional 23S rRNA (guanine(2069)-N(7))-methyltransferase RlmK/23S rRNA (guanine(2445)-N(2))-methyltransferase RlmL translates to MSSALRWVITCPFHIEKLLDQELRSLGYKDMKPSAGKVSLEAPLEAGFRICLWSRLANRVLLQLGEWDGKDGDSIYQNAREFPWHDHLQPNQTFAISFHGTNLHIRHPHYGSQRLKDALVDHFRDSTGIRPNVDPKNPDVSFWAHMEADQLKLSLDFSGVSLHQRGYRQQQGSTSLKENLAAALLWQCGWPTKAQNGAALLDPMCGSGTILAEGLLMAADWAPGLIRKNFGFQSWSGFDAGTWKRLRQEAIERRADGLDNLPPIIGGDHADQAIEQTKYNLQKLGILDHVLLEPKELALWEPNQDKGLLLCDPPYGERIGQTPEIKKIYRILAQLRQQRFLNWEFSVILAEESPWEEFQLRYDKRHPFRNGSIPCQLYRMLPEPLSESNSQKHSIDSVSVNDIDSVSVNDSAFAQRLKKNLRRLQPWVKKEKIQCYRLYDKDIPEYGVAVDVYGQQIQIQEYDPPKNINLIAAEKRLLEVLQVIPEVMNCKSESVILKKRKRQTGLNQYDRLAQNQERLVIEEGGLKFWINLRDYLDTGIFLDHRPTRSLIREMADNKRFLNLFCYTGTGTVYAATGGAKSSVSVDLSGNYLGWAKDNFSLNNLDLRKHLLVKADCREWIANQKGTFDLIFLDPPTFSNSKSMRGTWDVQRDYLGMLNQVSRLLEKNGVLLFSTNNRKFKLDQDSLPNLHFQGLSSELLPPDFARNPKIHQVWKIQRAN, encoded by the coding sequence ATGAGTTCTGCTCTGCGTTGGGTCATCACCTGCCCATTCCACATAGAAAAATTATTAGACCAAGAGTTACGAAGTCTTGGCTACAAGGATATGAAGCCTTCTGCTGGCAAAGTCTCACTTGAAGCTCCCTTAGAAGCAGGTTTTCGTATCTGTTTATGGTCTCGACTGGCAAATCGAGTGCTGCTCCAACTTGGGGAATGGGATGGAAAAGATGGAGATTCGATCTATCAGAATGCCCGTGAATTCCCTTGGCATGATCATCTACAACCCAATCAAACGTTTGCAATCAGTTTTCACGGGACCAATCTACATATTCGTCATCCCCATTACGGATCGCAACGCCTGAAGGACGCCTTAGTAGATCATTTTCGGGACTCAACAGGGATTCGGCCCAATGTTGACCCCAAAAATCCCGATGTGAGTTTCTGGGCCCATATGGAGGCCGATCAATTAAAGCTTTCATTAGATTTTTCTGGAGTGAGTCTACATCAACGCGGTTACCGGCAACAGCAGGGCTCTACCTCACTTAAAGAGAATTTAGCAGCCGCACTACTTTGGCAATGTGGATGGCCGACGAAGGCCCAGAATGGTGCTGCGCTTTTGGATCCGATGTGTGGATCAGGTACAATCCTGGCGGAAGGACTTTTAATGGCCGCTGACTGGGCACCTGGACTGATCCGAAAAAATTTTGGCTTTCAGTCTTGGTCAGGATTTGACGCTGGTACATGGAAAAGGTTACGACAAGAAGCGATTGAGCGAAGGGCTGACGGGCTTGATAACTTACCGCCAATTATTGGGGGAGACCATGCTGACCAAGCAATCGAACAAACGAAATACAACCTGCAAAAACTTGGCATTCTTGATCACGTTCTATTGGAACCCAAGGAACTAGCTTTATGGGAGCCGAATCAGGATAAAGGCCTGTTGCTTTGTGATCCCCCATACGGTGAGCGAATCGGACAAACTCCTGAAATCAAAAAAATTTACAGAATACTTGCTCAATTACGTCAGCAGAGATTTCTGAATTGGGAATTCTCAGTAATTCTTGCTGAGGAATCTCCATGGGAAGAGTTCCAACTGCGATATGACAAGCGGCATCCCTTTCGTAATGGATCCATACCATGCCAGCTCTACAGGATGTTGCCTGAGCCTCTTTCTGAATCGAACAGCCAAAAGCATTCAATTGACTCAGTTTCAGTTAATGATATTGACTCAGTTTCAGTTAATGATTCTGCGTTTGCTCAGAGATTGAAGAAAAATTTGAGGCGCCTTCAGCCCTGGGTGAAAAAAGAGAAAATTCAGTGCTATCGCCTCTATGACAAAGATATTCCAGAATATGGAGTAGCAGTAGATGTCTACGGTCAACAAATTCAAATTCAAGAATACGATCCTCCGAAGAACATCAATCTGATTGCTGCAGAAAAACGTCTGTTGGAGGTCTTGCAAGTCATTCCTGAGGTGATGAACTGTAAATCGGAATCAGTGATATTGAAAAAGCGCAAAAGACAAACTGGACTAAATCAATATGATCGACTTGCGCAGAACCAAGAAAGACTGGTTATTGAGGAGGGGGGACTCAAATTCTGGATTAATTTACGTGATTACTTGGATACAGGCATATTTCTGGATCATCGACCCACCAGGTCTTTGATTCGTGAGATGGCCGATAATAAAAGGTTCCTAAATCTATTTTGCTATACGGGTACAGGGACCGTTTACGCGGCAACTGGAGGAGCTAAAAGTAGTGTTTCCGTAGATCTGTCAGGAAATTATCTGGGCTGGGCTAAAGATAATTTCAGCCTGAACAATCTAGATTTAAGAAAGCATCTTTTAGTCAAAGCCGATTGCAGGGAATGGATCGCTAATCAAAAAGGAACTTTTGATCTGATCTTTCTGGATCCACCTACCTTCTCAAACTCAAAATCAATGAGGGGGACCTGGGATGTTCAGAGAGATTATTTGGGGATGCTCAATCAGGTCTCACGCTTGTTGGAAAAAAATGGGGTCTTGTTATTCTCCACCAACAATCGGAAGTTCAAGCTGGATCAGGATAGCTTGCCGAATCTGCATTTTCAAGGATTGAGTAGTGAGCTTCTACCGCCCGATTTTGCCCGCAACCCTAAGATTCATCAAGTTTGGAAAATTCAACGAGCGAATTAA
- a CDS encoding DNA-3-methyladenine glycosylase I, with product MSYCQLAHGHPYHGPYHDLEYGFLIKEEATLFERLSLEIFQAGLSWLTVLKKREAINEALFNFDIDRIADLQTSEIESLLENPKIIRNKLKIQAIRHNGNIIRSMREYGGFAHWIEQQHPLLKPEWVATFKKSGFQFVGGEIVGEFLMSIGYLRPPHDEDCSIFKKQLALRPPWLMQQ from the coding sequence ATGAGCTATTGCCAATTAGCTCATGGACATCCATATCATGGTCCCTACCATGACCTCGAATACGGCTTCCTTATCAAAGAGGAAGCAACACTTTTTGAGCGACTATCTTTGGAGATTTTTCAGGCTGGGCTTAGTTGGCTTACTGTCCTGAAAAAGAGAGAAGCAATCAACGAAGCTTTGTTTAACTTTGATATTGACCGTATAGCTGATCTTCAAACCTCAGAAATTGAATCCCTTCTCGAAAATCCAAAAATCATCCGCAATAAACTGAAAATTCAAGCAATTCGACATAATGGGAACATCATTAGGTCGATGCGAGAGTACGGTGGATTCGCCCATTGGATTGAACAACAACACCCACTCTTAAAGCCTGAATGGGTTGCTACCTTCAAGAAATCAGGATTTCAATTTGTGGGTGGAGAAATTGTTGGAGAATTCCTGATGAGTATTGGCTATCTTCGCCCGCCTCATGATGAAGATTGTTCCATTTTTAAAAAACAACTAGCACTTCGCCCTCCTTGGTTGATGCAACAATGA